DNA from Triticum aestivum cultivar Chinese Spring chromosome 7D, IWGSC CS RefSeq v2.1, whole genome shotgun sequence:
ATTTGGTGACCCATCAAAATATAGTTGGATGGATAATTCAGGGCGGTTTCGGCATGGGTTCCATGGCACACTCTCTGaaaatacaatacaatacaataccaTACAATGTaaaaccacccccccccccccccccccccccccaaatagaAACCTAGGTTTTCAAGTTGAGAAATAAAACTACTGAAGAGATATGACGGTGTTTTCCCTGGTTATACTCTTATATTGTACTATAACAGTTTCAGGCGGGCTTAAGTGGTTCCCAATAGGTTTCGTCTTCATGTCATAGTTGGAATTGGAATCAGGAGCAGCAACGGGTTGTGTCCCAGGTACAAACTACCAATCTGGCCCGTCACCGTCTTATAATGCAGGAGGGGGTCCTGTGTCGATCTCGCTTCCAAGTACTCCAGTCGTAACGACGCTACCGCCCGTTGTTCCTCGAGGAGCCGTACGTAGCGATCGAGAATCTTATCTCCACGTACTATCGGCCGCCCCGACATCCACAGTTCCAGACCCCCTCCGATCGAAAATCATAATGCTGCGCTGTTGCTTCGGCGGGCAGCCAACAAGAGCAGCTCGTACTGCGTCAGGAAACTGCAATCTTTCTGGTGGTGCTATCGTAATTGACGACGAGGATTGGTCATACTCATACACACTCAAGATAGCCGGATACTCAAGAACCAAGGAGCTGCTCGAGACCGGCAAGTACGCAAGATCTACGCCTTTCACTGTTGGAGGCCATGTTTGGGCCGTACGTTATTACCCAAACGGTTACAAGGATGCTGCTGATTTCGCATCTATTTTCCTAGTTCTTGTTGATTCTACGGGCGCCAAGGATGTGAAGGCGAAATGCACGTTCAGTGTGCTCGACGAGGCCGGGTTGCCAGTGCCTTCTTTCACCCGTACCTACACCTCCGCACGTACCTTCACAGGAAAAGATTCCAGCTGGGGCTACCCCGAATTTATCAACAAGGCGGATCTGGAGGGATCGCCGCACCTCATAGACGATTGTTTCGCCATCAGATGCGATGTCACCGTCTTGAAGGAGAACCGTAGCGAGGAAATTAAAAAGTGTAGTAAACAGTTTGTGGTGGTTCCTCCGAGCAACCTGCGCCGGCAACTTAGCGGCCTCCTAAACAGCATGGATGGTGCGGACGTCACCTTCCACGTCGGCGGGGACAAGTTCCCGGCCCATAGGTCCGTGCTCGCTGCTCGCTCCTCCGTCTTCAAGGCCGAGCTCTTGGGCTCCATGAAGGAGAATGCCGGCGATCCGCTTGTAGAGATCAAGGATATGGAGAGCGACGTGTTCAAGTCATTGCTGCATTTCATATACACGGACGACTCGCCGTCTGAGATGGCCTGTGAAGACGCGGTGATGGCTGGCCAT
Protein-coding regions in this window:
- the LOC123170851 gene encoding BTB/POZ and MATH domain-containing protein 2-like translates to MLRCCFGGQPTRAARTASGNCNLSGGAIVIDDEDWSYSYTLKIAGYSRTKELLETGKYARSTPFTVGGHVWAVRYYPNGYKDAADFASIFLVLVDSTGAKDVKAKCTFSVLDEAGLPVPSFTRTYTSARTFTGKDSSWGYPEFINKADLEGSPHLIDDCFAIRCDVTVLKENRSEEIKKCSKQFVVVPPSNLRRQLSGLLNSMDGADVTFHVGGDKFPAHRSVLAARSSVFKAELLGSMKENAGDPLVEIKDMESDVFKSLLHFIYTDDSPSEMACEDAVMAGHLLVAADRYDVERLKLICEDKLCKHIDSNTVATSLALAEQHSCPGLKEACFGFLASPSNFEAMVASDGYEHLKSSCPSVLKELIARFLPAELKAAKDIIMKF